In the genome of Penaeus monodon isolate SGIC_2016 chromosome 30, NSTDA_Pmon_1, whole genome shotgun sequence, the window TCAAAGTTGAAGATCCATCTGTGAAGTAAACAATAAGGATCATTGATATAAAGATATGCTATGATattattgacccccccccccgtaaacgaagagagaaaattagaagtAATGGTGTAATGATTTTGTAAATATCATGTAAATGCCATGATTtattgagaattttgataattttttgtatataaattccTTCACCCTTGCTGCGATACAAATCAATAATATGGCATCTGGTATTGAAATTCATAAAATGTTTCACCTTTCTAATAAGTAAAGATCTTTCTTTGCATATAgtttgaagaaaatgaaacattTTACTTGAAAACTCCGCCGCGGAGCATCCACGAACCCAAATTATTTCCTCATGGCAGATTTGATACTAACGGTATCTCTaatagtacaaataaataattaagattcTCAGATattagtaaaatgaaaaaattaaacgaTCTTGAATATATCACAGAATAAAATTTTAAGCCCGTTACCTTTCTTGTTTACGTTTCGTAGCAGGGAGTCGGCGAGGTGGACGCGTCCTCGGAGAAAACCTTTATTTGATCTCAGAATTCTCTTCCAAAATGGAGGGGAAACGGAAGGCAGATTATATGGCCGTGGCTGTACCTACCAAAAAGTCTCGTCATGAGATGGTGGCTCATTCAGGCGAAAAGGGAACAGTAATACAGAGTGTAAGTCTTGAGGGAaacattgttgatattttttttaagaatataactACATCGTAAAATACATCGAGTTTGGCATCGATGGATTCTTCATGATTTGTATTGCATTTGTAGCGATTGATTATAGTCATCGATTGATAAGAAGGCTGTGGAGGGCATGCGTTATCCACGGGAAATAGCAAGGTTGGAttgtgcattatttatatatttttatcaacatgGGAGGGACCTAGTgtcctgccccccacccccctttgatTTGCAAGGTAAGAACACTGACAGTTCTGAGTGACTGAAATCACGACCCAGCTGAGGCTCTTGAGATTGGCATCCCTTGCGGCTTGCTTAGTCTTTAGAAGTTGTGCAAATTACATGAGTTTCCAGCCATtcataatgtgtatatttactGATTCTGCAGACAATTACTGGCGTATTTGCTAAGTAGATATTGAGACGAGTCCATTTCTTACAAAATTGATGTGTTTGAAGATGTCAGCTCATTCAAGAAATTTACCANNNNNNNNNNNNNNNNNNNNNNNNNNNNNNNNNNNNNNNNNNNNNNNNNNNNNNNNNNNNNNNNNNNNNNNNNNNNNNNNNNNNNNNNNNNNNNNNNNNNNNNNNNNNNNNNNNNNNNNNNNNNNNNNNNNNNNNNNNNNNGAGTGATAGGTCATAAATAGCTTGTCTTTcttaaacaaaactttttttttatgtcttcagAATTGCATAGTCCTGTTCAGTGTTTACACTACTATTGAGAAGTTTtagaattaacttattattatttttttataccacCTAGCTAATTTAGTAATGGTTaccacttttttacttttatatgttAACTACTTAAACATTAGGGAACAGCTTTATATTAAAAGATTGTTTATATGGTTCTTGTAGATAAGAAAGATGGCAGACCTTTTTTCCAAGTGTTTGACAATCTTTGCTTTTCTCACATCTTGCGgttacatttaatacatatagcATGGTTATACTCTGGTTTGTATGGTACACAGTGTAAATGCTGGCAAAGGTAATTTTACTggataatttcccctttttctcagtACATAGTTTTGAAACACACATATCCTATCCTGTCTGAATTAATTTATGTCATGTAggatttgttatatttgttatattctgTTCAAAGCTAAAAGAAATCTTGCAAAAGGAAGAGAGCTGTATTATTATTCTGCATCCTTTATAAGCAGTCCTGTGGTGTATTAATCATTGTTGTGTCTCATTTGAAACTATTCTATAAAGATATCAAATTAGGATTTGCCTAAGAGAGGGAAAACTCATTGACAGCACTTGTTTCTAACAATAAGTAAAGTGTGCATTTCAAGCAAAGAACTTCAGATATAACTTATTTGAAACATATTTTCAGACATATGATATTTGTNNNNNNNNNNNNNNNNNNNNNNNNNNNNNNNNNNNNNNNNNNNNNNNNNNNNNNNNNNNNNNNNNNNNNNNNNNNNNNNNNNNNNNNNNNNNNNNNNNNNNNNNNNNNNNNNNNNNNNNNNNNNNNNNNNNNNNNNNNNNNNNNNNNNNNNNNNNNNNNNNNNNNNNNNNNNNNNNNNNNNNNNNNNNNNNNNNNNNNNNNNNNNNNNNNNNNNNNNNNNNNNNNNNNNNNNNNNNNNNNNNNNNNNNNNNNNNNNNNNNNNNNNNNNNNNNNNNNNNNNNNNNNNNNNNNNNNNNNNNNNNNNNNNNNNNNNNNNNNNNNNNNNNNNNNNNNNNNNNNNNNNNNNNNNNNNNNNNNNNNNNNNNNNNNNNNNNNNNNNNNNNNNNNNGTTCCCTTGTACAAAGAGTATAAATAAGCCAGTTAGGGATAAAAGCAATCAGATCCTAATGCAAATTGTGTTTCTCAGGGCCCACCTAGAACCAGTGGCTTGATGGCACCCATCATGCAGCTCTCAGGCCACCAGGGAGACATCCTTTGCGGCAAGTTCCACCCTGAAGGAGAAGTCCTTGTCACAGCGGGCATGGATAGACAGATCTGTGAGTGTCTGAGGTTGGATAGGAATTTCAGAACTAGGCTTACACCTGGATATTGTAATTGGAAAAGAAGTTTTGTTATTGATTTGGATGGGTTTGTGGTGGGATGTTGCTTTGATAATTAAATCAGATtgtttcttcatcatttttatagGAATATAATAGTGCAAACTTCAAATGCNNNNNNNNNNNNNNNNNNNNNNNNNNNNNNNNNNcagaaatcaaaaaaattactatttatgTTTAACTACAgcaaaatatatctaaatctcaCTGACATTAATCCAGTAAGTGAAAAAAATTAACCATGACATAAAGGTGAACATGCAGTACATGCATCTTTTGCTCACATATGCTCTCTCCTTCAGTATTCTGGAATGTGTATGGCGAGTGTGACAACTTTGCCATGCTGATGGGCCACACCAATGCCATCACAGACATGCACTTCTCGACGGATGGTGGTGCACTCTACACAGCCTCTGCAGACAAGACTGTCATGTGTTGGGACACTACCAGCGGCACCAGGGTTAAGAAGCTTAAGGGTATGttacaggagagagagatggatgatggGTGGAGAAGGCATGTTacaggagatagagatggatgatGGGTGTGTGAGTAAGGATTAGCATGCtgtatgaaaaaaggggagaagtgtGGGGAGGATGAATCTAGAGAGGAGGTGGAACCCTTAGCTTTGTCACAGTAGGATTTCCCTGCACTATACAGAGCCACATGCCAGGTATTCTACACAGTCATTcacttaaataaaaattttaaagcatgGAGAGCATACATTTATCCTGCTCACTACACTTTGGCTGCCATGTGGAGTTAAAAAAAGAAGTTTGAGCCTTCTTTTGAATAGCTGTATCTTGTGACTTGTCAGGGCCAAGTAAGGGGACAAGTATTTAGTGCATAACTTAGAGCAGCCTTGACTGTGTATAGAATGGATATGTGCCTTCTGACATTTGGGCCTGTTTTGCCATGGCATGATTAGGTGTCATTTAGTGTAACTGGATAAAAACATGGTCTTAGGATTAGGTGCAGATATGGCAGGTCAGCATACTAAAGAATCACTTTCTCTTGACTTTAGAGTGCACAaactataaatgttatttttgggATCTGCATCATGACCCCTGAAAATGAGTAATTTTCCAGCATCTAGAGGGCATATTGGTTCAGTTTGCCATGCATCATTTGAGTGTGCCTAAATATAGTATGCATGTCTGTTTATGGGTTAagcaaaatataaacacaaatatacaaccTCTATTTAAATATTCTCCTTTCCCAGGACACAGCAGCTTCGTGAATTGTGTCCACAGTGCACGAAGAGGCCCAAGTTTAGTGGTGAGTGGAGGTGATGACTGCACAGTGCTCATCTGGGACGTCCGAAAGAAGAGACCGGCAACGACGCTACAGAATACGTTCCAGGTGAGGGATTGGAAATGATTGTGATCACTTTTAAGGATGTAAGAAACAGGGTGTAATGTTGTCGTCTTTATTTAAATGCTTTGttacttttcttcattttgtaTGGTGAATTTGTGTTGTTAATATTTAGGGGCAACATTTTATGACATAATtagatcattattaattaattctaCTAAGTATTATAACATTTCTATGTAATGTTCATGAAAGTAATACTATGATAAGCATTGTATTACCTTCTTTTTTGATACATTCTGCANNNNNNNNNNNNNNNNNNNNNNNNNNNNNNNNNNNNNNNNNNNNNNNNNNNNNNNNNNNNNNNNNNNNNNNNNNNNNNNNNNNNNNNNNNNNNNNNNNNNNNNNNNNNNNNNNNNNNNNNNNNNNNNNNNNNNNNNNNNNNNNNNNNNNNNNNNNNNNNNNNNNNNNNNNNNNNNNNNNNNNNNNNNNNNNNNNNNNNNNNNNNNNNNNNNNNNNNNNNNNNNNNNNNNNNNNNNNNNNNNNNNNNNNNNNNNNNNNNNNNNNNNNNNNNNNNNNNNNNNNNNNNNNNNNNNNNNNNNNNNNNNNNNNNNNNNNNNNNNNNNNNNNNNNNNNNNNNNNNNNNNNNNNNNNNNNNNNNNNNNNNNNNNNNNNNNNNNNNNNNNNNNNNNNNNNNNNNNNNNNNNGAGCTTTTAACCAGTCTGTTTAGTGATTGCCGGATTGAAAGTCTGTGActgtattagatttttttatagaATTGATATTATTTAGAGCTCTTATTAGTTTATGTATGGAGAAATGAAATAGGAATTCTCACAGAAAAGATATTGTCAAAATTTTATTGCATGGTATGGTATAATTGTGGAATATGTTATGATGTATGATAGTTGTTGTTCCCAAACTTTTTATTCTGTTGACCCCTTTCTCAAATCTCTGACTCATCTTCAACCCTCTGACATTTTTCTAGGTACATATTTttaggctaagaaaaaaaatcagtaatctgTACAAATTTTATTAACACATTTGTAATACATTATTCTCTGATGACATGGTTTCATTGAATAATCTTGATATGAGCACTGAGAAACTCCTTCCACATTGGTAACAATATTTTTTCCTCCCAAGGCTTTGCACACCCCTGCTAACCCTCCTTAACACCCTGGAAGGTCACTACCCACTAGTTGGGAACCACTGTACTGTAGTATGATATAACAGAGATAATGGATTGGTATATCAAGAAGGGAGAACAggcatattcatatttattttcagttAACTTCATGTTTCTAACGGACTTGATGCATTTCCAGGTCACAGCAGTTACGTTCAATGACACAGCAGAACAAGTAATTTCTGGTGGTATTGATAATGACATGAAGGTGAGGAATATAACCAAAGTTTGTTTAgtgaaatatttatttgtatatctgttcgtttgtttttacATTGATTTACACATTATAGTTACACATTAATGTAACATATcactgtatttatatttgtatatatatatttacatatttatactttggtgtttgtgtttacagTCACTGTAATAGACctcaaaatttatacattttggtACCAGCTAATCCCCCATCTCCTCCTGGATAGTATGGACAGAGAGTTTGTCAGTATCCTCCCTACCTGTCTGTATTGTCACTAGATTGTTGGGTATTAGAACCAGTTGCCTATCTGTGATCTGTGTCAGGGACGGGCAACTTTTTTGAGGGCCAGATGGGACTTTCAGGAGCAATCCCTGGACCCAACTAACTATGTACAAGAATTCTATTGAAAGCCATGAATCATATGCAAGACTTATCATGAAAAACATGCAAattgtatacataatttttattgaaaaatgtgAATATGGTATACAACAATTTGNNNNNNNNNNNNNNNNNNNNNNNNNNNNNNNNGCAAGTCACATGCAAAAATTTTATTGGAAAAACATGCAAATCAATGAGGCAGATGGTGGTGCTTGCCATGAATAAAGTGATTCATAGTCTGGCTTTATGGATGTGGTAGATAATACAAGAATGTTATTGAGATGGTGATTAGAGAGCTGTGTACTTTATTCTGTCAAAGTGATGTTTACAACAGAAAGTGCTGCCAATGTACATAGAAGTAGTAAAAGTGGCAGTAATACTTTTGCTAATTATAATGGGGTATTATTGCATATTAGTGTAATTTAGTGTTACTTGGCACATATGTAGTTGTTACGTAATTCATTATTAATGTGATTTTTACATTTACTTAGAAAAGATCTTGCATAAAAGTATGATTTAACTCTACAGTTACATAAGAGAATTTAAAAGGATTAGAGAAAAATTGTATGAGAAATAAgagttaaaagataataaaaatataaaacaaagaaatagaaatgagCAGCAAGTAAAGACtctaatttaaaagaataaaagaaaaacgaaagaggaatacattttttggtaaatgaacaGAGAGACAGCATAAAGTAGTCTATGAACAAACAAGTTACCTCATTTTGACAGCCTCATATccctaaataaaaggaaaagaaatagattttATAAGTAAAAGCGAACATTGATGACACGACCTTCACCTTACAGGTATGGGACCTTCGCAAGAATGGCTTGCTATATCGGATGCGTGGCCACAACGACACAGTGACGGGCCTAAGCCTTTCCCCTGATGGCTCCTACGTGCTCTCTAATGCTATGGACAACACTGTCAGGATCTGGGACGTGCGACCCTTCGCCCCCCAGGAGCGCTGTGTCAAGATCTTCCAGGGACACCAGCACAACTTCGAGAATGTAGGTATTGGAGTGGGTGANNNNNNNNNNNNNNNNNNNNNNNNNNNNNNNNNNNNNNNNNNNNNNNNNNNNNNNNNNNNNNNNNNNNNNNNNNNNNNNNNNNNNNNNNNNNNNNNNNNNNNNNNNNNNNNNNNNNNNNNNNNNNNNNNNNNNNNNNNNNNNNNNNNNNNNNNNNNNNNNNNNNNNNNNNNNNNNNNNNNNNNNNNNNNNNGCTTTTCCCTACTTTGNNNNNNNNNNNNNNNNNNNNNNNNNNNNNNNNNNNNNNNNNNNNNNNNNNNNNNNNNNNNNNNNNNNNNNNNNNNNNNNNNNNNNNNNNNNNNNNNNNNNNNNNNNNNNNNNNNNNNNNNNNNNNNNNNNNNNNNNNNNNNNNNNNNNNNNNNNNNNNNNNNNNNNNNNNNNNNNNNNNNNNNNNNNNNNNNNNNNNNNNNNNNNNNNNNNNNNNNNNNNNNN includes:
- the LOC119592735 gene encoding U5 small nuclear ribonucleoprotein 40 kDa protein-like, whose product is MEGKRKADYMAVAVPTKKSRHEMVAHSGEKGTVIQSGPPRTSGLMAPIMQLSGHQGDILCGKFHPEGEVLVTAGMDRQILFWNVYGECDNFAMLMGHTNAITDMHFSTDGGALYTASADKTVMCWDTTSGTRVKKLKGHSSFVNCVHSARRGPSLVVSGGDDCTVLIWDVRKKRPATTLQNTFQVTAVTFNDTAEQVISGGIDNDMKVWDLRKNGLLYRMRGHNDTVTGLSLSPDGSYVLSNAMDNTVRIWDVRPFAPQERCVKIFQGHQHNFENILLRCAWSPDGRRVAAGSSDRHAYVWDTTSRHILYKLPGHNGSVNTVEFHPKEPIIMSVSNDKQIYLGEIE